From a single Nostoc sp. MS1 genomic region:
- a CDS encoding endonuclease — protein sequence MLKNEYLKQWTNIVSQKMPHLTLPQVVGLATWSFGIVMTRSSSLSKVSKFIAQVNSEKANTVRQRLKEWYEEASAKKGLHRRTLDVSSCFAPLLLWVISLLPTNIKRIALALDATSIGNKFVVLSVNILLAGCGIPIAWCVVKAHEPGSWKGHWHNLLTAIKDAIPTEFDVIVTADRGLYACWLYELIVAAGWHPFLRINHQGTYRLPSGNTWHPLKDVVCTPGTSWSGRIICFVTNPVECTLLARWDFGYKDPWLILTDLEPMSASALWYGLRPSTECVYRDVKGDGWDWHHTRLLSPQRAERLWLAIAVATLWMVMLGGEAENQSSPPTLEQLPPRHVVFSQPFHLHPQRQISCFLLGLLTLIADLLNHLPIHLPSLLFLILLLTISFASIPPNCKKPTPVRWGDGGDREAEEQGRITVDYGLMTND from the coding sequence ATGCTGAAAAATGAGTACCTCAAACAATGGACAAATATAGTGTCACAGAAAATGCCACATCTGACGTTACCACAAGTGGTAGGGCTGGCAACATGGAGTTTTGGCATAGTGATGACAAGATCAAGTAGCTTGAGCAAAGTGTCAAAATTCATAGCTCAAGTCAACTCAGAAAAGGCAAATACAGTACGTCAAAGATTAAAAGAATGGTATGAGGAAGCCTCTGCCAAAAAAGGGCTTCATCGTCGGACTCTAGATGTAAGTAGTTGTTTTGCGCCATTGCTGTTATGGGTGATCAGTTTGCTACCTACCAATATCAAGCGTATTGCGCTAGCACTAGACGCAACCAGTATCGGCAATAAGTTTGTAGTCTTATCAGTAAACATACTCTTGGCGGGTTGTGGAATCCCGATAGCATGGTGTGTGGTCAAAGCACATGAGCCAGGAAGTTGGAAAGGGCATTGGCACAATCTGCTCACAGCAATCAAAGATGCCATCCCAACTGAGTTTGATGTCATAGTCACTGCTGACAGAGGACTGTATGCTTGTTGGTTGTATGAATTGATTGTGGCTGCTGGCTGGCATCCGTTTTTACGTATTAACCATCAAGGAACTTATCGCCTGCCATCTGGGAATACATGGCATCCACTAAAAGATGTGGTTTGTACCCCTGGAACATCTTGGTCAGGTCGAATTATTTGCTTTGTCACCAATCCCGTTGAATGTACATTGCTTGCCCGTTGGGATTTTGGTTACAAAGACCCTTGGTTGATTTTGACTGACCTTGAACCCATGAGCGCCTCTGCACTCTGGTACGGTTTACGTCCTTCTACAGAATGTGTTTATCGGGATGTCAAAGGAGATGGTTGGGATTGGCATCATACTCGTTTGCTCTCACCACAACGTGCTGAACGTTTGTGGTTAGCCATCGCTGTTGCCACTCTTTGGATGGTGATGCTGGGGGGCGAAGCGGAAAATCAATCTTCTCCCCCAACTCTCGAACAACTTCCACCTCGACATGTTGTCTTTTCTCAGCCTTTCCACCTTCATCCTCAGCGTCAGATTTCTTGTTTTTTGTTAGGCCTGTTGACCCTGATTGCTGATTTACTCAACCATCTTCCTATTCATCTTCCCAGTTTGCTTTTCCTCATACTCCTGTTGACGATTTCTTTTGCTTCAATTCCTCCTAATTGTAAAAAACCTACACCTGTCAGGTGGGGGGATGGGGGAGATAGGGAAGCAGAGGAGCAGGGGAGAATAACTGTTGACTATGGACTAATGACTAATGACTAA
- a CDS encoding DUF6464 family protein, whose protein sequence is MLRTLLLIVIGLLPSMFSLWVMRKAQSRTSSRLRQAAINVSRARLQQNLRPLESDRYYLEGVGYLIGDISCQYNARSGYLRCAVNPSGPCQGCRYYEPKELVSREWGIGSGE, encoded by the coding sequence GTGTTAAGAACACTTTTATTGATTGTCATTGGTTTGTTACCGTCCATGTTCTCCTTGTGGGTAATGCGAAAAGCCCAATCACGGACAAGTTCACGCCTCAGACAAGCAGCAATCAATGTTTCTAGAGCGAGGCTACAGCAAAATCTCAGACCGTTAGAAAGCGATCGCTATTATTTAGAAGGGGTAGGTTACTTAATTGGTGATATCAGTTGCCAGTATAATGCTCGCTCCGGCTATCTCCGTTGTGCCGTCAATCCCAGCGGCCCTTGTCAAGGTTGCCGTTATTATGAACCCAAAGAGTTGGTAAGTAGGGAGTGGGGAATAGGGAGTGGGGAGTAG
- a CDS encoding OB-fold nucleic acid binding domain-containing protein translates to MIKIVSSKSVGIGNVYDIGVEQDHNFLVKNGLVASNCFNKSHSTAYGYVTYQTAYLKANYPLEYMAALLTANSNDTDKVQKYISTCLSMNIQIEPPDINRSGVDFTPAAGKILFGFSAVRNVGQNAIASILEARNTTGEFKSLADFCDRVDLRAVNRRTLESLIYCGAFDKIEANRHQLIQDLELVYDWAQSRARDRASGQGNLFDLLGGFASTNSKTANNAFETAPKAKPVLDYPPQEKLRLEKELLGFYVSDHPLKSLRQVAPLLTPINLSQLSEQREDSRLCVIVMLNGVKKVMTKKGDAMAILQIEDLTSQSEAVVFPKTYERINSQLQVDVRLIIWGKVDRRDDQTQLIVEDAEPVETLQMVMVELQPQQAANIEELHRLKTILQEQCGDKEKAKMPVIGIVQSANSRRLVRLGWQFCVQDARITVQALQNASFPAQLKPLIGGS, encoded by the coding sequence ATGATTAAAATAGTCAGCAGTAAATCTGTAGGTATAGGAAATGTCTATGATATTGGTGTTGAGCAGGATCATAATTTTTTAGTTAAAAATGGTTTAGTAGCATCTAATTGTTTCAATAAATCCCATTCAACTGCTTATGGATATGTCACTTATCAAACTGCCTATCTAAAAGCTAATTATCCATTGGAGTATATGGCTGCATTGCTGACGGCTAACAGCAATGATACAGACAAGGTACAGAAATATATTTCCACATGTCTGAGTATGAATATTCAGATAGAACCGCCTGATATCAATCGCTCTGGCGTAGATTTTACACCAGCAGCCGGAAAGATACTATTTGGATTTTCAGCTGTTAGAAATGTGGGACAAAATGCGATCGCCTCAATTTTGGAAGCGAGAAACACAACTGGCGAGTTTAAATCCTTAGCTGATTTTTGCGATCGCGTTGATTTGCGTGCTGTTAATCGCCGCACACTAGAATCATTAATTTACTGTGGAGCTTTTGACAAAATTGAAGCAAATCGTCACCAGTTAATTCAAGATTTAGAATTAGTCTATGATTGGGCGCAATCTCGCGCTAGAGATAGAGCAAGTGGACAAGGAAACCTGTTTGATTTATTAGGAGGATTTGCTTCTACTAATTCCAAAACAGCTAATAATGCCTTTGAAACTGCACCTAAAGCTAAACCTGTGTTAGATTATCCTCCACAAGAAAAGTTACGTTTAGAAAAAGAATTGTTAGGGTTTTATGTATCAGATCATCCTTTAAAATCTCTAAGACAAGTAGCACCACTTTTAACACCTATTAATCTTTCTCAATTATCAGAACAGCGAGAAGACAGCAGATTGTGTGTAATTGTCATGCTTAATGGTGTAAAAAAGGTCATGACAAAGAAAGGCGATGCAATGGCAATTCTGCAAATTGAGGATTTAACATCGCAATCAGAAGCAGTCGTTTTTCCCAAAACCTACGAGCGTATAAATTCTCAACTACAAGTTGATGTCAGATTAATTATTTGGGGTAAAGTAGACCGACGAGACGACCAAACTCAACTAATCGTAGAAGATGCAGAACCAGTAGAAACTTTGCAAATGGTAATGGTAGAACTGCAACCTCAACAAGCCGCTAATATTGAAGAATTACATCGCTTAAAAACCATCCTGCAAGAGCAGTGTGGAGATAAAGAGAAAGCAAAAATGCCTGTGATTGGAATTGTGCAATCTGCAAATTCTCGTCGCTTAGTACGTTTAGGTTGGCAGTTTTGTGTCCAAGATGCTCGTATTACTGTTCAAGCACTGCAAAACGCCAGCTTTCCTGCACAACTGAAACCTCTAATTGGTGGTTCATAA
- a CDS encoding aldo/keto reductase, whose protein sequence is MLYRVLGSTGERVSAIGLGGWHIGLKYVDEELGIRIVHAAIDRGINFMDNSWDYNGGISEIRMGKALRGYRDQVFLMTKIDGRSKKEATKQLDESLKRLQVDHIDLVQHHEILRYEDPHRIFDEEGANAAFIEAREAGKIRYIGFTGHKDPHIHLHMLEVASERGFKFDTVQMPLNVMDAHYRSFAKLVLPELVKQNIGVLGMKSFANGILLKSNTVKPIECLHYVLNLPTSVLIAGIDSMNILDQAIEAVQTFQPMDEQQVQNLLAKTAAAASRGEFEPFKTSSIFDSTAQNPAWLGEEPQRLQKLMPK, encoded by the coding sequence ATGTTATACCGAGTTCTTGGTAGTACAGGGGAAAGAGTTTCGGCAATTGGTTTGGGTGGTTGGCACATTGGTTTAAAGTACGTAGATGAGGAACTAGGTATCCGCATTGTTCACGCAGCCATTGACCGTGGTATCAACTTTATGGATAACAGTTGGGACTATAACGGCGGGATAAGTGAGATACGCATGGGAAAAGCGTTGCGCGGCTACCGTGATCAAGTATTTCTGATGACGAAAATTGATGGACGTTCTAAAAAAGAAGCTACAAAACAATTAGATGAATCACTCAAACGTCTACAAGTCGATCATATTGATCTCGTCCAACATCACGAAATTCTTCGCTATGAAGACCCCCATCGCATTTTTGACGAAGAAGGCGCGAATGCAGCCTTTATAGAGGCGCGTGAAGCCGGGAAAATCAGATATATTGGCTTTACAGGGCATAAAGACCCCCATATTCATCTACATATGTTAGAAGTGGCTTCTGAGCGCGGCTTTAAATTTGATACAGTGCAAATGCCGCTTAATGTTATGGATGCTCACTACCGGAGTTTTGCCAAGTTGGTTTTACCGGAATTAGTTAAACAAAATATTGGCGTTTTAGGGATGAAAAGTTTCGCTAACGGTATTTTGTTAAAGTCAAATACTGTTAAGCCGATTGAATGTCTGCACTACGTTTTGAATCTACCTACATCGGTTTTAATAGCAGGAATTGATAGTATGAATATTCTCGACCAAGCTATAGAAGCAGTGCAGACATTTCAGCCAATGGACGAACAGCAAGTACAGAATCTCTTAGCCAAAACAGCCGCCGCCGCCTCACGCGGAGAGTTTGAACCATTTAAAACCTCATCTATTTTTGATAGTACCGCTCAAAACCCAGCTTGGTTAGGAGAAGAACCGCAGCGTCTGCAAAAGTTAATGCCAAAATAG
- a CDS encoding aldo/keto reductase: METKQLGKTGVSVSAIGLGGMPMSIYNRPPESDSIQLIHRALDLGITFIDTADSYCKDESDKHHNERLIHKALSSYPGDISQVVVATKGGLMRPNESWTRNGNPEHLRQTIRVSFEALGGEKPIDVWQYHSPDPEYTIEASLTPVKEAVQEGLIRFVGVSNFSVEQIKRAQDVVEIVSVQNQYSPWERQPEKDGVLPYCEEEGLTFLPWSPFGGRRRHQDLQDIPAIAQLAKAKGVSVYAIVLAWLRAKSSAILPIPGASKISSIEDSVSAVNVKLTEEEVRKI, from the coding sequence ATGGAAACTAAACAGCTAGGAAAAACAGGTGTATCTGTCAGTGCGATCGGTTTGGGTGGGATGCCAATGTCGATATATAATCGACCTCCAGAGTCGGATTCGATTCAACTTATCCATCGTGCCTTAGATTTAGGAATTACATTTATTGATACTGCCGACTCTTATTGCAAGGATGAGTCAGACAAGCACCACAATGAAAGACTGATTCACAAAGCACTCAGCAGTTATCCAGGTGACATCAGCCAAGTGGTTGTAGCTACTAAAGGCGGCTTGATGCGTCCCAATGAAAGCTGGACACGCAACGGAAATCCAGAACACCTACGGCAAACCATTCGCGTGAGTTTTGAAGCTTTGGGCGGTGAAAAACCTATTGATGTATGGCAATACCATTCTCCAGACCCAGAATATACTATTGAAGCCTCTCTTACACCTGTGAAAGAAGCTGTACAGGAAGGTTTGATCCGATTTGTCGGGGTGTCCAATTTTTCTGTAGAACAGATTAAACGGGCGCAGGATGTGGTAGAGATTGTGTCAGTGCAGAATCAATATAGTCCTTGGGAACGACAGCCTGAAAAAGATGGTGTTTTGCCGTATTGTGAAGAAGAAGGGTTAACATTTTTACCGTGGAGTCCCTTTGGTGGTCGTCGTCGCCATCAAGATTTACAAGATATTCCCGCGATCGCCCAATTAGCCAAAGCCAAAGGTGTATCAGTCTACGCTATTGTATTAGCATGGCTACGTGCCAAATCAAGCGCCATATTACCTATCCCTGGCGCAAGTAAAATTTCCAGTATTGAAGACTCAGTAAGCGCTGTCAATGTCAAACTAACAGAGGAAGAAGTGCGAAAGATTTAA
- the ilvC gene encoding ketol-acid reductoisomerase, with protein MARMYYDEDANLDLLAGKTIAIIGYGSQGHAHALNLKDSGLNVIVGLYPGSKSAEKAQAAGLTVKNVADAANVADFIMILLPDEVQKTVYKNEIEPNLQAGNTLAFAHGFNIHFGQVVPPADVDVVMVAPKGPGHLVRRTYEQGQGVPALFAVYQDASGKARDRALSYAKGIGGTRGGVLETTFREETETDLFGEQAVLCGGLSALIKAGFETLVEAGYQPELAYFECLHEVKLIVDLVVEGGLAKMRDSISNTAEYGDYTRGPRIVNEQTKAEMKKILSEIQSGQFAREFVLENQSGKPGFTAMRRQEAEHPIEEVGKDLRAMFSWLKKV; from the coding sequence ATGGCCCGGATGTACTATGACGAAGATGCCAATTTAGACCTTTTGGCTGGAAAAACCATTGCAATTATCGGCTATGGTTCTCAAGGTCATGCCCACGCTTTAAATTTAAAAGATAGTGGTTTGAATGTGATTGTGGGTCTATATCCGGGTAGTAAGTCAGCAGAAAAAGCTCAAGCAGCTGGGTTGACTGTAAAAAATGTGGCGGATGCTGCTAACGTTGCTGACTTCATCATGATTTTGTTACCTGATGAGGTACAGAAAACAGTTTATAAAAACGAAATTGAACCAAATTTGCAAGCAGGGAATACTTTAGCTTTCGCTCACGGCTTTAATATTCACTTTGGGCAAGTTGTACCACCTGCGGATGTGGATGTAGTGATGGTAGCGCCAAAAGGCCCTGGTCATTTGGTACGACGTACTTATGAACAAGGTCAAGGTGTACCAGCTTTGTTTGCGGTTTATCAAGATGCTAGTGGTAAGGCACGCGATCGCGCATTATCCTATGCTAAAGGTATTGGTGGTACTCGTGGCGGTGTTTTGGAAACAACCTTCCGCGAAGAAACTGAAACCGATTTATTTGGTGAACAAGCTGTATTGTGCGGTGGTTTGAGTGCTTTAATCAAAGCTGGTTTTGAAACCTTAGTAGAAGCAGGTTATCAACCAGAACTCGCTTATTTTGAATGTCTACACGAAGTTAAATTAATTGTTGACTTGGTGGTAGAAGGCGGTTTAGCGAAAATGCGCGATAGCATTTCTAACACTGCTGAATATGGTGACTACACCCGTGGCCCTCGCATTGTTAACGAACAAACTAAAGCTGAAATGAAGAAGATTCTCAGCGAAATTCAATCGGGACAATTTGCACGGGAATTTGTGTTAGAAAACCAATCTGGTAAACCCGGATTTACTGCCATGCGTCGTCAAGAAGCTGAACACCCAATTGAAGAAGTTGGTAAAGACTTACGTGCTATGTTTAGCTGGTTGAAGAAAGTTTAA
- a CDS encoding EndoU domain-containing protein — translation MANHKFQKVLSIFAALLLTYPILQAQAQPQQRLLPFFDNENNPVPVGFPKGQQVDITPPPPQLNAFDQAVLKTCGPIGTRVNPSKFKELLSTYPNVLARLQKVSGGELRPGRKKKAQFIEDLTNIWFQRKGFEHIFCGEIYNANDIGGLHFYGRYLQLQQEGIGGRLPNNQGREEVVPGVIYTLGVVLRQGNRTVTDVIKGYGYLSNAEEMLTDATQIFKKQGNREGTCIYNVRDQDTGKTFFTVFVRKEKAIITYYPDATPQGAKCRQ, via the coding sequence ATGGCAAACCATAAGTTTCAAAAAGTGCTGAGTATCTTTGCTGCTTTATTATTGACTTATCCAATTCTACAAGCACAAGCACAACCACAGCAAAGATTATTACCTTTTTTTGATAACGAAAATAACCCTGTTCCCGTAGGTTTTCCTAAAGGGCAACAAGTAGATATTACACCACCACCACCCCAATTAAATGCTTTTGACCAAGCTGTATTGAAAACCTGTGGCCCTATTGGTACAAGAGTTAATCCTAGTAAATTTAAAGAGTTGCTATCGACTTATCCCAATGTTTTAGCAAGGCTACAAAAAGTTAGCGGCGGTGAATTGCGTCCGGGACGGAAGAAAAAGGCTCAATTTATTGAAGATTTGACCAATATTTGGTTTCAGCGTAAGGGTTTTGAACACATTTTTTGTGGGGAAATATATAACGCTAATGATATTGGTGGCTTGCATTTTTATGGTAGATATTTACAGCTACAACAAGAGGGTATTGGTGGACGTTTACCAAATAATCAGGGACGAGAAGAAGTTGTCCCAGGCGTGATTTATACGTTAGGCGTAGTATTACGGCAAGGGAACCGGACGGTTACAGATGTGATTAAAGGTTACGGCTATCTCAGCAATGCTGAAGAAATGTTGACAGATGCGACTCAAATCTTTAAAAAACAAGGTAATAGAGAGGGTACTTGTATTTATAATGTCCGCGATCAAGATACTGGGAAAACTTTCTTTACAGTTTTTGTTAGGAAAGAAAAGGCAATTATTACTTATTATCCAGACGCTACTCCTCAAGGGGCAAAGTGTAGGCAATAA